A region from the Alnus glutinosa chromosome 5, dhAlnGlut1.1, whole genome shotgun sequence genome encodes:
- the LOC133868423 gene encoding internal alternative NAD(P)H-ubiquinone oxidoreductase A2, mitochondrial-like gives MALARVARSGLRRSGGTFGSYRNEDAFCEGVSPYQCSIPSLENFRENSNMSHFHSLKQVNHMSFWSRGIRVTPHYQSSSAEMIAEASDAEYDEPSYAGLEATKPGEKPRVVVLGTGWGACRFLKGLDTNIYDVICISPRNHMVFTPLLASTCVGTLEFRSVAEPVSRIQTALAKSPNSYFYLASCVGIDSDKHEVYCETVSNGGLPRDPYQFKVAYDKLVIAAGAEPLTFGIKGVYEHAYFLREVNHAQEIRKKLLLNLMLSENPGISEEEKKRLLHCVVIGGGPTGVEFSGELSDFIMKDVLERYTHVKDYIKVTLIEANEILSSFDIGLRQYATEHLTKCGVRLMRGVVKEVHSKKIVLNDGTDVPYGLLVWSTGVGPSKFVKSLNLPKSQGGRIGVDEWLRVPSVEDVFAVGDCAGFLEQTGKPVLPALAQVAEREGKFLVGLFNKIGKQNGGKAFSAKDILLGEPFVYKHLGSMATVGGYKALVDLRQSKDAKGISLAGFLSWLIWRSAYLTRVVSWRNRFYVAVNWATTLVFGRDNSRIG, from the exons ATGGCATTGGCAAGGGTTGCTAGAAGTGGCTTGAGAAGGTCAGGAGGCACCTTTGGCAGTTACAGAAATGAGGATGCATTCTGTGAAGGAGTATCCCCATACCAATGTTCCATACCTTCCCTTGAAAATTTCAGAGAAAACAGCAATATGTCACACTTCCACAGCCTCAAGCAGGTAAATCACATGAGCTTTTGGAGCAGGGGGATAAGGGTAACCCCACATTATCAATCGTCTTCTGCTGAGATGATTGCAGAGGCGTCTGATGCAGAGTATGATGAGCCAAGCTATGCAGGACTAGAAGCAACCAAGCCTGGTGAAAAGCCAAGGGTTGTTGTCCTTGGTACCGGGTGGGGTGCTTGTCGATTCCTTAAGGGACTAGACACCAATATTTATGATGTTATTTGCATATCACCAAGGAATCACATGGTCTTCACTCCTTTACTTGCTTCAACTTGCGTTGGAACCCTGGAATTCCGCTCTGTAGCTGAACCTGTTAGTCGGATACAGACTGCATTAGCAAAGAGTCCCAATTCCTACTTCTATCTTGCTTCTTGCGTTGGCATCGACTCTGACAAACATGAA GTCTACTGTGAGACTGTTAGCAACGGTGGATTACCTCGTGATCCTTACCAGTTTAAAGTTGCGTATGACAAGCTTGTCATTGCTGCTGGAGCTGAGCCCTTGACTTTTGGAATCAAGGGGGTGTATGAACATGCATATTTCCTTCGTGAAGTGAACCATGCTCAAGAAATAAGGAAGAAGCTTCTCTTGAACTTGATGCTCTCTGAAAATCCAG GCATAtcagaggaagagaagaaacgATTATTACACTGTGTTGTTATTGGAGGTGGCCCTACAGGGGTGGAGTTCAGTGGTGAATTGAGTGATTTTATTATGAAAGATGTTCTTGAGCGGTATACTCATGTGAAGGATTATATCAAAGTCACCCTCATAGAG GCAAATGAGATTTTGTCATCCTTTGACATTGGGCTACGTCAATATGCAACAGAACACCTAACCAAG TGCGGTGTTCGCCTTATGCGAGGTGTTGTGAAAGAGGTGCATTCGAAGAAGATAGTTCTCAATGATGGGACTGATGTTCCATATGGTCTCTTGGTCTGGTCTACTGGCGTTGGTCCCTCCAAATTTGTGAAGTCACTAAATCTTCCCAAGTCCCAGGGTGGAAG GATTGGTGTTGACGAATGGTTGCGGGTTCCCTCTGTGGAAGATGTATTTGCAGTTGGAGATTGTGCTGGTTTTCTGGAACAGACAGGGAAGCCAGTTCTTCCAGCATTAGCTCAG GTTGCAGAAAGAGAAGGCAAATTTCTGGTGGGGTTGTTTAACAAAATTGGAAAGCAGAATGGGGGCAAGGCATTCTCTGCAAAAGACATCCTTCTTGGAGAGCCTTTTGTGTACAAGCATCTTGGAAGCATGGCAACAGTAGGCGGTTATAAGGCGCTTGTGGACCTACGCCAATCAAAG